The segment ATTACTTGACTTATTCCCAATGGGTAGCGACCTGCCATTTCGTATCGACTTTTTTGATGATGAAATTGACAGCTTACGTACCTTTGACGTTGATACCCAACGCACCTTAGAAGAAGTTAGTGCAATCAACTTATTGCCTGCTCACGAATTTCCGACCGATAAAGACGCTATCGAGCGTTTTCGAAGCCAGTGGCGCGAACGCTTTGAAGTTCGCCGTGATCCCGAACATATTTATCAGCAAGTAAGTAAAAATACCCTACCAAGTGGGATTGAGTATTGGCAGCCACTGTTTTTCGCTGAGCCATTGCCTTCTTTATTTGAATATTTACCCGCTAACACCCTATTTGTTTCGCAAAATCTGCAAGAACCTGCAGAACGATTCCAACAAGACGCTCAACAGCGTTATGAAAGCCGTGGCGTTGACCCAATGCGCCCATTACTTCCCCCTGCCGAGTTATGGTTAACCGTCGAACAACTGAATCAGAACTTAAAAAATTGGCCTCGGGTGCAGCTGTCTACGGAAAAGTTACCGAAGAAAGCCGCCAATACCAATTTAGACTATCAGCCACTTCCGGATATTAGCACTCAAGGGCAAAGTAAAAATCCACTGGAAAAACTGCGTCAGTTCACCGAACAGTTTGATGGCACGATTGTGTTCTCCGTGGAGAGTGAAGGACGCCGTGAAACGGTGAGTGAATTACTCGCACGCCTGAAAATCCGTCCTGAAATTATCAGCAACTATTTTAGTCAAACCCAAGACCGCTTTGCCATTACGATTGGGGCGGCTGAACATGGTTTTATTCAACCAGAAAGCCACCGCGCATTAATTTGCGAAAGCGATTTACTGGGTGAGCGAGTCGTACGCCGCCGCAGTGACCAACGCCGCACCATCAATACTGACACGCTCATTCGTAACCTTGCAGAGTTACGCCCGGGTCAACCCGTGGTTCATATTGAACATGGTGTCGGCCGCTATCAAGGCTTAATCACCTTAGAAGCAGGTGGTATTCCCGCGGAGTATTTGATCCTCACCTACGCAGGCGAAGATAAACTGTATGTCCCTGTCTCTTCATTACATTTAATTAGCCGTTATGCGGGTGGTGCCGATGAAAATGCGCCGCTGCATAAGTTGGGTAGTGACAGTTGGGGACGCGCTCGCCAAAAAGCGGCGGAAAAAGTGCGGGATGTGGCAGCTGAACTTCTGGATATTTATGCTCAGCGAGCCGCGAAAGCAGGCTTCGCCTTCAAACATGATAAAGTGCAGTATCGGGAGTTTTGCCAAGGTTTCCCATTCGAAACCACCACTGATCAAGAAATGGCGATTAACGCAGTATTGAGTGATATGTGCCAGCCACTAGCAATGGATCGCTTAGTCTGTGGCGATGTGGGCTTTGGTAAAACTGAAGTCGCCATGCGCGCCGCATTTTTAGCGATCAACAATAATAAGCAAGTGGCTGTACTGGTTCCTACCACGTTATTAGCCCAGCAACATTATGATAATTTCCGCGACCGCTTTGCGAATTGGCCAGTACGTATCGAAATGCTATCGCGTTTTAAAACGGCCAAAGAGCAGCAGCAAATTATTGCTGAGGCCGCAGAAGGCAAAGTGGATATTTTGATTGGTACCCATAAATTGCTACAAAGCGATATTCAGTGGAAAGATCTGGGTTTGCTGGTGGTGGATGAAGAGCATCGTTTCGGGGTTCGTCATAAAGAGCGCATTAAAGCGATGCGCGCTGACGTGGATATTCTGACCTTAACGGCGACGCCAATTCCACGCACCCTGAATATGGCAATGAGTGGCATGCGAGATTTATCGATTATAGCGACCCCACCCGCTCGCCGCTTAGCTGTAAAAACCTTTGTTCGCCAATATGATGATTTAGTCGTGCGCGAAGCGATTCTGCGGGAAACGTTACGCGGCGGTCAGGTTTATTATCTTTATAATGATGTGGAAAATATCGAAAAAGCCAAAGCGCGCCTGGAAGCCTTAGTACCTGAAGCGCGATTTGTTGTCGGTCATGGGCAGATGCGTGAGCGCGAACTTGAGCGAGTCATGACAGATTTCCACCATCAACGGTTTAATGTCCTGATCTGCACTACGATTATTGAAACGGGTATCGATATCCCAACGGCGAACACCATCATTATTGAACGTGCTGACCACTTCGGTTTAGCACAATTGCATCAGCTACGCGGTCGTGTGGGTCGTTCCCATCACCAAGCCTATGCTTACCTTCTGACGCCGCATCCAAAAGCCATGACCACCGATGCACAAAAACGCCTCGAAGCCATTTCTTCCCTTGAAGATTTAGGGGCTGGGTTTGCGCTGGCGACCCATGACCTTGAAATTCGTGGTGCTGGCGAACTATTAGGTGAAGACCAAAGTGGGCAGATGACCACCATCGGCTTCACCTTATATATGGAGCTACTCGAAAGTGCGGTCGATGCACTGAAAGAAGGACGCGAGCCATCCCTTGAAGATCTCACCAGCCAGCAAACTGAAGTGGAACTGCGCATGCCAGTACTGCTGCCTGATGAGTATATCCACGATGTGAATATCCGCCTGTCTTTCTATAAACGTATTGCCAGTGCTAAAGACCAGACCGAACTGGATGAGCTGCGTATCGAGCTGATTGACCGCTTTGGGACTTTACCTGATGCAGGTAAATTCTTGCTATCTACAGCAGGCATTCGTTTACAAGCACAAAAACTGGGCATGAAACGTATTGAAGCTCATGAAAAAGGCGGGTTTATTGAGTTCAATGAACGCAACAAAGTCGACCCGATGTTCTTAATCAGCTTACTGCAAAATCAGTCAAAAACGTTCCGCATGGAAGGCCCTATCCGTTTGAAATTCTTCCACGATTTAGCCGACAGAGCGACGCGTTTAGACTTTATCAAGCAGCTAGTCGCTGATTTTGATGAGCATCAGCTAGCGTCATAAACCAGAAATTGACAACAAAAAAGCCATCGATTCATGATGTTTCGATGGCTTTCTTTTATGTGGTTTTAACCAATAAATGACTACTTTTTATTATCTATAGAATGACCTATTGCTTCTAAGTGCCCCAGTGCATTGCTATTGCCCTGCGCCGCAGATTTTTGGAACCATTCTAAGGATAGGTGAGAATCATCGGATAAATGCTCACTGGTTTCATACATCATTCCCATCATATATTGCGCTTGAGAATGCCCTTGGCTAGCGGCTTTCAGATACCACTCAATGGCTTTTTCCTCATTCTCTTCAACCCCTTCCCCCACATCATACAGAGTACCAATTTCGTACTGCGCATCGAGGTCGCCACTTTTGGCTTTCAACATGAGTTCATTAAATGAGGGAATATTGCGCGACGTGAAACCTAAAAATTCCAGTAATTTTTTAAGCATGGTTTCTCTTTCTACTCAAACATTCCAAAGGTATTTTTGCCCG is part of the Providencia zhijiangensis genome and harbors:
- a CDS encoding tetratricopeptide repeat protein, which codes for MLKKLLEFLGFTSRNIPSFNELMLKAKSGDLDAQYEIGTLYDVGEGVEENEEKAIEWYLKAASQGHSQAQYMMGMMYETSEHLSDDSHLSLEWFQKSAAQGNSNALGHLEAIGHSIDNKK
- the mfd gene encoding transcription-repair coupling factor codes for the protein MSSNYRYELPSRAGDVRHLGCLIGAAGPLECAEMIERHQGPVVIVTRDMQNALRVRDELQQFTQHPIETLSDWETLPYDNFSPHQEIISHRLSTLYRLPTLQKGALILPVNTLMQKVCPADFLTGHALVMAKGDKLSRDSLRDELDKAGYRHVEQVLEHGEYAIRGALLDLFPMGSDLPFRIDFFDDEIDSLRTFDVDTQRTLEEVSAINLLPAHEFPTDKDAIERFRSQWRERFEVRRDPEHIYQQVSKNTLPSGIEYWQPLFFAEPLPSLFEYLPANTLFVSQNLQEPAERFQQDAQQRYESRGVDPMRPLLPPAELWLTVEQLNQNLKNWPRVQLSTEKLPKKAANTNLDYQPLPDISTQGQSKNPLEKLRQFTEQFDGTIVFSVESEGRRETVSELLARLKIRPEIISNYFSQTQDRFAITIGAAEHGFIQPESHRALICESDLLGERVVRRRSDQRRTINTDTLIRNLAELRPGQPVVHIEHGVGRYQGLITLEAGGIPAEYLILTYAGEDKLYVPVSSLHLISRYAGGADENAPLHKLGSDSWGRARQKAAEKVRDVAAELLDIYAQRAAKAGFAFKHDKVQYREFCQGFPFETTTDQEMAINAVLSDMCQPLAMDRLVCGDVGFGKTEVAMRAAFLAINNNKQVAVLVPTTLLAQQHYDNFRDRFANWPVRIEMLSRFKTAKEQQQIIAEAAEGKVDILIGTHKLLQSDIQWKDLGLLVVDEEHRFGVRHKERIKAMRADVDILTLTATPIPRTLNMAMSGMRDLSIIATPPARRLAVKTFVRQYDDLVVREAILRETLRGGQVYYLYNDVENIEKAKARLEALVPEARFVVGHGQMRERELERVMTDFHHQRFNVLICTTIIETGIDIPTANTIIIERADHFGLAQLHQLRGRVGRSHHQAYAYLLTPHPKAMTTDAQKRLEAISSLEDLGAGFALATHDLEIRGAGELLGEDQSGQMTTIGFTLYMELLESAVDALKEGREPSLEDLTSQQTEVELRMPVLLPDEYIHDVNIRLSFYKRIASAKDQTELDELRIELIDRFGTLPDAGKFLLSTAGIRLQAQKLGMKRIEAHEKGGFIEFNERNKVDPMFLISLLQNQSKTFRMEGPIRLKFFHDLADRATRLDFIKQLVADFDEHQLAS